In Aquimarina sp. TRL1, a single window of DNA contains:
- a CDS encoding alpha/beta hydrolase, whose protein sequence is MKYSVLIIKFICFSYISFCTGQEKHNVLNNIDLDKDVKAFLETINSYTGPPIETFPVSKARQSYINLQAGETEHSNCSMTHHQITMPSDQKVDITIVTPKTTIKPLPVLLYFHGGGWILGGLETHERFIKTISEKANTAVVFVHYSLAPEAIYPTALEEGYAALEWIKEHGDSFGLDSQRIAIGGDSAGGNMATVISLLSKERKGPKIDFQLLFYPVTDTRMNTVSYKRFAEKHYLTKSAMEWFLSSYAPDKKLRKKHTVAPLRTKRRKLSQLPPALIITAEYDVLRDEGEAYANKLRKAGVPVISTRYRGTIHDFVILNRLANTAPSKKAIEQATAALLFFYNKKKPLSQQPFCSVHKGSND, encoded by the coding sequence ATGAAATATTCAGTACTAATAATTAAATTCATATGTTTTTCATATATCTCATTTTGCACGGGACAAGAAAAACATAACGTTCTAAACAATATAGATTTAGACAAAGACGTAAAAGCTTTCCTGGAAACTATAAACTCATATACAGGACCTCCTATTGAGACTTTTCCCGTATCCAAAGCCCGGCAAAGTTATATCAACTTACAGGCTGGTGAAACTGAACACTCGAATTGTTCTATGACCCATCATCAAATAACTATGCCTTCTGATCAAAAGGTAGATATTACAATAGTAACCCCCAAAACTACTATAAAACCTCTTCCCGTTCTCCTCTATTTTCATGGAGGAGGATGGATTCTTGGTGGATTAGAAACACACGAAAGGTTTATAAAAACAATCTCAGAAAAAGCAAATACTGCGGTTGTATTTGTTCATTATTCACTAGCTCCCGAAGCGATATACCCTACAGCATTAGAAGAGGGCTATGCCGCACTGGAATGGATAAAAGAACATGGGGATTCCTTTGGGCTAGACTCCCAAAGAATCGCAATCGGAGGCGATAGTGCCGGGGGAAATATGGCTACTGTTATATCCCTGTTGTCTAAAGAAAGAAAAGGACCAAAAATTGATTTTCAATTATTGTTCTATCCTGTCACTGATACCCGAATGAACACTGTATCCTATAAGAGGTTTGCAGAAAAGCATTATCTGACAAAATCAGCAATGGAATGGTTTTTATCCTCCTATGCTCCTGATAAAAAACTACGAAAAAAACATACGGTTGCTCCCCTGAGAACGAAAAGAAGGAAACTATCTCAATTACCTCCTGCACTAATTATCACAGCAGAATACGATGTATTAAGAGATGAAGGAGAAGCCTACGCTAATAAATTAAGAAAAGCAGGAGTTCCTGTAATTTCCACCCGATATCGTGGTACGATACATGATTTTGTAATTCTAAACCGATTAGCGAATACAGCACCTTCTAAAAAAGCAATAGAGCAAGCTACAGCTGCTTTACTATTTTTTTATAATAAGAAAAAACCCCTCTCCCAACAACCATTTTGTTCTGTACATAAAGGCAGTAATGACTAA
- a CDS encoding TonB-dependent receptor — translation MPITIMGDKEFESVPSIKSKALRINLNENIYGTFAEIGAGQETVRNFFRAGGASGTIAKAMSAYDKDFSDAIYGIEDDKRYVTEARLKKMLAHEVNLIEERISRDKHPNKLFFSYANTVATIDFAKKYKGHGWVGIRYQTTPNEAYNEIVLHIRFHENDARLQQITLGVLGVNLIYGAYYKYDNPKKLLRYLYDNLDKDQIEIDTINFSGPRFSKVDNRLMSLQLVKNGMTEAVMFGPDGNNILPARILYKKNILALRGSFRPVTKVNMDIYEKSLNMFLKENKVNKNKTEVIFEITLSNLRAEGEIDEKDFMDRAQLLCSLGQTVMISNFQEYYRMVEYFSNYTKERMALAMGVNNLIEIFDEKYYRHLSGGILEAFGKLFFKDLKVYLYPLKDHKTGNITTSDNLKVHPRMKELYKFFKYNGKLQDIVDYDQSIMDVFSREVLQWIQEGKDGWENKLPEGVSQIIKDNHLFGYKEKETV, via the coding sequence ATGCCTATCACGATTATGGGAGACAAAGAATTCGAATCTGTCCCCTCTATTAAAAGTAAAGCGCTACGAATTAACCTTAATGAAAATATCTATGGTACTTTTGCAGAAATAGGTGCGGGCCAAGAAACTGTTCGAAATTTTTTTAGAGCAGGAGGAGCATCTGGTACGATTGCAAAAGCGATGAGTGCATATGACAAGGATTTTAGTGATGCTATCTATGGAATCGAAGATGATAAAAGATACGTCACAGAAGCGCGATTGAAAAAAATGCTTGCTCATGAAGTAAACTTAATTGAAGAGCGAATATCACGAGACAAACATCCTAACAAATTATTTTTTAGTTATGCTAATACCGTAGCAACTATTGATTTTGCTAAAAAATACAAAGGACACGGGTGGGTTGGTATTCGATACCAAACTACACCTAATGAAGCATATAACGAGATTGTTTTACACATCCGTTTTCATGAGAATGATGCCCGGTTACAGCAAATAACTTTGGGAGTATTAGGAGTAAATCTTATTTATGGTGCATACTATAAATACGATAATCCGAAAAAGCTTCTTCGTTACTTGTACGATAATCTTGATAAAGATCAAATAGAAATCGATACTATTAATTTTTCTGGTCCAAGATTCTCTAAGGTAGATAATAGACTTATGAGTCTTCAGTTAGTGAAAAACGGAATGACGGAAGCTGTCATGTTTGGTCCTGACGGAAATAATATCCTTCCTGCCAGAATCCTGTACAAGAAAAACATTTTAGCCCTTAGAGGTAGTTTCAGACCTGTTACCAAGGTAAATATGGATATCTATGAGAAATCGTTAAATATGTTTCTCAAAGAAAATAAGGTAAACAAAAACAAAACTGAAGTTATTTTTGAAATTACTTTATCTAACCTTAGAGCAGAGGGAGAAATCGATGAAAAGGATTTCATGGACAGAGCACAATTGCTTTGTTCTCTGGGACAAACTGTAATGATTTCTAATTTCCAGGAATATTATCGAATGGTTGAATACTTCTCTAACTATACCAAAGAGCGTATGGCCTTAGCTATGGGAGTGAATAACCTTATCGAAATTTTTGACGAGAAATATTATCGCCATCTGAGTGGTGGAATCCTAGAAGCTTTTGGTAAACTATTTTTCAAAGATCTCAAAGTATATTTATATCCGCTAAAAGATCATAAAACCGGAAATATCACCACTAGTGATAACCTAAAAGTTCACCCTCGTATGAAAGAGCTGTACAAGTTCTTTAAATACAACGGAAAATTACAAGACATTGTAGACTACGATCAAAGTATCATGGATGTATTCTCCAGAGAGGTGCTACAATGGATACAGGAAGGGAAAGATGGATGGGAAAACAAGTTACCAGAAGGAGTTTCTCAAATAATAAAGGACAATCATCTATTTGGTTATAAAGAGAAAGAAACAGTATAA
- the bcp gene encoding thioredoxin-dependent thiol peroxidase: MTTLKIGDKAPEFSALDQEGNTITLGDYKGKKLVVFFYPKASTPGCTAEACNLRDHYQTFLAQGYEILGVSADSARRQLNFKTKNELPYPLLADEDKKVIEAFGVWGPKKFMGREYDGIHRTTFVIDESGVITDVISKVKTKEHAAQIL; this comes from the coding sequence ATGACAACATTAAAAATAGGAGATAAAGCTCCTGAATTTTCTGCATTAGATCAGGAAGGAAATACGATAACATTGGGAGATTATAAAGGAAAAAAACTAGTAGTTTTCTTTTACCCTAAGGCAAGTACTCCGGGATGTACTGCAGAGGCTTGTAATTTAAGGGATCATTACCAGACATTTTTAGCACAAGGATATGAGATTCTGGGAGTAAGTGCAGATAGTGCCAGACGTCAATTAAATTTTAAAACCAAGAATGAACTGCCTTATCCTTTATTAGCAGATGAAGATAAAAAAGTAATAGAAGCTTTTGGTGTATGGGGACCTAAGAAATTTATGGGACGAGAATACGATGGAATTCACAGAACTACTTTTGTTATTGACGAATCAGGCGTAATAACAGATGTAATCTCCAAGGTAAAAACTAAAGAACACGCTGCTCAGATACTGTAG
- a CDS encoding heparan-alpha-glucosaminide N-acetyltransferase domain-containing protein, with product MNPQKKKNRILAIDFVRGFSVLAIIPVHCMLIYGSSEAWGSFIGQIIRVMEKGTPIFLVVMGISFAFSSRNSFSTAIKRGLSILALAYSLNIIRFVIPLSIGIIPDSFVLRNRLTLGDPYNYVYFFLLGDILQLAGLSLLLMAVINKISKNKYVILFFVLLIVSVSKELSGYRVGHPVLDYLCDLFWGNKFNIYFPVFPWVSFILIGLFFGKWYKELNQDAVKMYTWMWRIGLLFVAAGIGLCSYNYEYHFGDYYHLGPGGFVLLIGINLLVVWTGHIIVKFCKHNKFFELLYFASRNVTVFYIIQWILIYWGIALFGVSIKNEYTILMIIVLVTLTTFSILYLKKIGMKYLKNQKKHRMQNSLS from the coding sequence ATGAATCCACAAAAAAAGAAGAATCGAATACTAGCCATAGACTTTGTACGAGGGTTTAGTGTGCTTGCCATTATACCGGTTCATTGCATGCTAATCTATGGAAGTTCTGAAGCCTGGGGCTCTTTTATAGGTCAAATTATTAGAGTTATGGAAAAAGGGACTCCTATATTCCTGGTCGTAATGGGAATTTCATTTGCCTTTTCTTCCAGAAATTCTTTTTCTACCGCTATCAAGAGAGGTCTTAGTATCTTGGCGCTCGCCTATTCATTAAATATCATACGATTTGTTATTCCTCTTTCTATAGGTATCATCCCGGACTCTTTCGTGCTTAGAAACAGATTAACTCTGGGAGACCCCTATAACTATGTATACTTTTTCCTCTTAGGGGATATTCTGCAATTAGCGGGACTTTCTCTCTTACTAATGGCTGTTATCAATAAAATTTCAAAAAACAAATATGTAATATTATTTTTTGTCTTACTTATCGTATCTGTCTCCAAAGAACTAAGTGGTTACAGAGTCGGACATCCCGTATTAGATTACCTCTGTGATTTATTTTGGGGAAACAAATTCAATATATATTTCCCTGTATTTCCATGGGTATCCTTCATCCTTATAGGCTTATTTTTTGGAAAATGGTATAAAGAACTCAATCAGGACGCTGTAAAAATGTACACCTGGATGTGGCGTATAGGGCTTTTATTTGTCGCCGCAGGAATTGGTTTATGCTCGTATAATTACGAATACCATTTTGGAGACTACTACCATCTGGGGCCTGGAGGATTTGTATTACTCATAGGGATTAATTTATTGGTGGTTTGGACAGGACATATTATTGTCAAATTTTGTAAACACAATAAGTTCTTCGAGTTGCTATATTTTGCCAGTAGAAATGTCACCGTATTTTATATCATCCAGTGGATTCTTATCTATTGGGGAATTGCTCTTTTTGGAGTTTCTATTAAAAACGAATACACTATTCTGATGATAATCGTTTTAGTCACTCTTACTACTTTTTCAATTTTATACTTAAAAAAAATCGGAATGAAATATCTAAAAAATCAAAAAAAGCATCGGATGCAAAATTCTCTAAGTTAG
- a CDS encoding esterase-like activity of phytase family protein yields MNRSYYPKSKIMLVVWCLTLLYLPDAINAQERTVTQKGVSLLMENTSPTSSLYKKIYPKGTGKSFYNFGDILVARAVLPAASFSNGPTSGNYIGTAPINDQIIPFPNKQPIQGFSAVLNNHDGTFLAMSDNGFGTIENSADYHLRIYTIRPNFKSIFGLGKGTIEIINHIELKDPNRLIPFAITNEFSSDRILTGADFDIESIQQTPNGDLWIGDEFGPFLLHFDRNGILLEAPYTLPDYDIPGKELRSPQNPFSEESSAIRIMNAMRAHAFQNGAKAPVMSPWYVMLDDENKATYVSSRKTPPSGLSPASSELFNVESLQKSGHPIVVYTVNDSIHINQLLDTGINGIISDRPDLLLTAIQNFDKNKDGTPDYIDKDGLIDINKFDAQGHRGARNLRPENTLPSMEAALDFLMPTLETDCGITKDGIPVLDHDPHIEAAKTRKVDGASYEYKDEVLVKDMTLASIQTTFIADKLLSGRPHQTNELSLSPVSVAYANQQNFIHPYIIPSLQQVFDFVTYYVAYYKDGAGKTHPEAQKRWKNAAKVRFNIETKINPRTDRDERGDVFSLRTVDFASFTKAIAEVIQTNKMEERADIQSFDFRTLLYTHKHYPSIRTVCLLGDFPKVENAGDGTNLQDQNGENTPWLAGMYWPYRSTKLTTPFKVKKSGGFEGMALSKDKRKLLPLLEKPLEGEEKNHLLIHEFDINSASYTGKKYIYPLHQKATAIGEFIMFSKKRGVIIERDGTQGDLKGFKAIYEIQLNPKQEKIKKKKTINLLKIKDIRRISEPGSEGDIGIGRAFAFPFVTIESVIVFNPFLIGVVNDNNYPFSVGRHAGTKLPDDNEFILVWLDTPLGMSWEKKNAPRVNDHLKVFPTTFDREVTFSIPENTLTQDHTTITINIYDLYGKQITSYTQKNDLSLPFSYSWNGISDNGLQVASGVYIAVIEINGEFIKRKIIKK; encoded by the coding sequence ATGAACCGCTCTTATTACCCTAAGTCTAAAATAATGTTAGTAGTATGGTGTTTAACCTTGTTATATCTGCCAGACGCTATCAACGCACAAGAACGTACAGTTACTCAAAAAGGGGTTTCCTTACTGATGGAGAATACATCTCCCACATCCTCTTTGTACAAAAAAATATATCCAAAAGGAACCGGTAAATCTTTCTACAACTTTGGTGACATTCTTGTAGCAAGAGCCGTATTACCTGCTGCTAGTTTTTCTAATGGGCCGACCTCCGGAAATTACATTGGTACTGCTCCTATCAATGATCAAATAATTCCTTTCCCTAACAAACAACCTATTCAGGGATTTTCTGCTGTATTAAACAATCATGACGGAACTTTTTTGGCTATGTCTGATAACGGTTTCGGAACCATTGAAAATTCTGCAGATTACCATCTGAGGATCTATACAATTCGTCCTAATTTTAAATCCATCTTTGGACTTGGAAAAGGAACCATCGAAATAATAAATCACATCGAATTAAAAGATCCTAATCGTTTAATTCCTTTCGCGATTACAAATGAGTTTTCTTCCGATAGGATATTAACTGGAGCTGATTTTGATATCGAATCAATCCAACAAACTCCTAATGGAGATCTGTGGATTGGAGATGAATTTGGTCCTTTTTTACTTCATTTTGATCGTAACGGTATTTTACTAGAAGCTCCTTATACGCTTCCCGATTATGACATTCCTGGAAAAGAGCTTCGTTCTCCCCAAAATCCATTTAGTGAAGAATCCAGTGCTATCCGTATCATGAATGCTATGAGAGCACATGCATTTCAGAATGGGGCTAAAGCTCCGGTTATGTCACCATGGTATGTAATGCTTGATGACGAAAATAAAGCGACATATGTTTCTTCGAGAAAAACACCTCCTTCGGGGTTATCCCCTGCTTCTAGCGAGCTTTTTAATGTAGAATCACTGCAAAAATCAGGACATCCCATCGTAGTATATACGGTTAATGATAGCATACATATCAATCAATTGTTAGATACTGGTATTAATGGCATTATCAGTGATCGTCCTGACTTATTACTGACTGCAATTCAAAACTTTGACAAAAATAAAGATGGAACTCCTGACTACATTGATAAGGATGGATTAATTGACATCAATAAATTTGATGCGCAGGGGCATCGAGGAGCCAGAAATCTACGTCCAGAGAACACACTCCCTTCTATGGAAGCTGCCTTGGATTTTTTAATGCCTACACTGGAAACTGATTGTGGTATAACTAAAGATGGAATCCCTGTTCTTGATCACGATCCACATATAGAAGCTGCCAAAACCAGAAAAGTAGACGGGGCTTCTTACGAATATAAAGACGAGGTACTGGTTAAGGACATGACATTAGCCAGTATACAAACTACTTTTATAGCAGATAAACTTTTATCCGGCAGACCTCATCAAACCAATGAACTCTCTCTATCTCCTGTATCCGTAGCATATGCAAACCAACAAAATTTTATACATCCATACATCATTCCTTCACTGCAGCAAGTATTCGATTTTGTAACATACTATGTAGCTTACTATAAAGACGGTGCAGGAAAAACACATCCTGAGGCTCAAAAAAGATGGAAAAATGCTGCTAAGGTTCGTTTTAATATAGAAACCAAAATAAATCCAAGAACAGATCGTGATGAAAGAGGTGATGTCTTTTCATTAAGAACAGTAGATTTTGCCTCTTTTACAAAAGCTATTGCAGAAGTTATCCAGACGAATAAGATGGAAGAACGCGCTGATATTCAAAGTTTTGATTTTCGTACATTATTATACACACATAAACACTATCCATCCATAAGAACAGTCTGTCTGTTAGGAGATTTCCCTAAAGTAGAAAATGCTGGTGATGGAACCAACCTACAAGATCAAAATGGTGAAAATACTCCTTGGTTAGCAGGAATGTATTGGCCTTATAGAAGTACAAAGTTAACTACTCCCTTTAAAGTGAAAAAAAGTGGCGGTTTTGAAGGAATGGCATTATCCAAAGACAAAAGAAAATTATTGCCCTTATTAGAAAAGCCATTAGAAGGAGAAGAGAAAAATCACCTTCTTATCCATGAGTTTGATATTAATTCAGCTTCGTATACGGGGAAAAAATACATTTACCCGCTACACCAGAAAGCTACTGCAATTGGAGAGTTTATTATGTTCTCTAAAAAACGAGGAGTTATTATAGAACGTGATGGTACTCAGGGAGATTTAAAAGGGTTTAAAGCAATTTATGAAATACAATTAAATCCAAAGCAGGAAAAAATAAAAAAGAAAAAAACAATCAATCTTCTTAAGATCAAAGATATCAGAAGAATTTCCGAACCAGGATCAGAAGGAGACATTGGTATCGGTCGTGCCTTTGCTTTTCCTTTTGTTACTATCGAGAGTGTAATTGTTTTTAACCCATTTTTAATCGGTGTGGTCAATGACAACAACTATCCTTTTAGCGTAGGTAGACATGCAGGGACAAAACTACCAGACGATAATGAATTTATCTTAGTCTGGCTAGATACTCCATTAGGTATGTCCTGGGAAAAGAAGAATGCCCCTCGGGTAAACGATCACCTAAAAGTATTCCCCACTACTTTTGATAGAGAAGTAACATTTTCTATCCCAGAGAACACATTAACACAAGATCATACGACAATTACTATCAATATTTACGATTTATACGGAAAACAAATTACATCATATACTCAAAAAAATGACTTATCCCTTCCTTTTTCATATAGCTGGAATGGTATAAGTGATAATGGTCTGCAGGTAGCAAGCGGAGTATACATTGCAGTAATTGAAATCAATGGAGAATTTATCAAAAGAAAAATAATCAAAAAATAA
- a CDS encoding sterol desaturase family protein, with the protein MNQAIQSFFGESRSLFFIVSISLIVLEWIILLFSKDIKSNKEGFVNILSYLLEIIPYTLLGKIVILGGMMWMYQYRLFTLGTEWYIWGLAYLLYDFMFYSIHVLGHKVRFFWCIHGVHHTVEEMKLTAAIRGSFIGFIQGPLTIIFIPLLGFDPFMVFIVESIARIYGLYEHIHEKFVGKQPWLEKIFITPSVHRVHHAKNHKYLDTNYGETFSFWDRIFGTFQTQLEDEVPEYGIVHDKINSENLWDVQFILWKDLWRDIKSAPRFIDKLKYIVMYPGWNHIDGGKKASKYRNDAWESDVKQKEATQILLSDTTPKTLENNTN; encoded by the coding sequence ATGAACCAAGCAATACAATCATTTTTCGGGGAATCCAGAAGTCTGTTTTTTATAGTTTCAATTAGCTTAATAGTTCTTGAATGGATCATTCTTTTATTCTCAAAAGATATAAAAAGTAATAAAGAAGGTTTTGTGAATATCCTATCTTATTTACTAGAGATAATTCCCTACACCCTTTTGGGTAAAATTGTTATTCTGGGTGGAATGATGTGGATGTACCAATATCGCCTGTTTACATTAGGAACAGAATGGTATATCTGGGGTTTAGCATATCTATTATATGATTTTATGTTCTATAGTATTCATGTACTAGGGCATAAAGTACGATTCTTCTGGTGCATTCATGGGGTACATCATACTGTAGAAGAAATGAAATTAACTGCTGCCATCAGAGGATCTTTTATTGGTTTTATTCAAGGACCACTTACAATTATTTTTATTCCACTCCTGGGTTTTGATCCCTTTATGGTTTTTATTGTAGAATCAATCGCTCGAATTTACGGATTATATGAACATATTCACGAAAAGTTCGTAGGGAAACAACCTTGGTTGGAAAAAATATTTATTACCCCCTCTGTACACAGAGTACATCATGCAAAAAATCACAAGTATTTAGACACCAATTACGGAGAAACTTTTTCTTTCTGGGATCGCATATTTGGAACTTTTCAAACACAACTTGAAGACGAAGTTCCTGAATATGGGATTGTTCATGATAAAATAAACAGTGAGAACTTATGGGATGTACAGTTTATTTTATGGAAAGACCTCTGGAGAGATATCAAAAGTGCTCCCCGGTTTATTGATAAACTAAAATATATTGTTATGTATCCAGGCTGGAATCATATTGATGGTGGAAAAAAAGCTAGTAAATATAGAAATGACGCCTGGGAATCAGACGTAAAACAAAAAGAAGCTACTCAAATACTTCTCTCTGATACTACACCTAAAACGCTAGAAAATAACACTAACTAA
- a CDS encoding crotonase/enoyl-CoA hydratase family protein: MKTFNCVTIDYYREHELLLWKIKNTGMPNFCYHGLKEFKDCIQWIQSYFSHPDRPVKFVVSASEHEGIYNMGGDLPYFLKHIKTKDKEALTRYAHLCVDAIYAIYTAFGLPAISIALVEGNAYGGGFECALAHDFILAEEHAKFCFPEQKFNLFPGMGAYSFLPRKANFLDAQTILKNGELYSAKELYKKGLIHKVEQKGQTMMALYDFINKTKSAFNFEYHHIKCLKKMNPVSKEELIEITDLWVDACLKIGAFDLRKIEAFGNAQSRKAGVSLNATP; encoded by the coding sequence ATGAAAACATTCAATTGTGTAACCATAGATTACTACAGAGAACATGAACTTCTACTCTGGAAGATTAAAAATACAGGAATGCCCAATTTTTGCTATCACGGATTAAAAGAGTTTAAAGATTGCATCCAATGGATACAATCTTATTTCTCACATCCTGACCGCCCTGTAAAATTCGTTGTATCTGCCTCAGAACACGAAGGAATCTATAACATGGGAGGAGACCTTCCTTATTTTTTAAAGCATATCAAAACAAAAGATAAAGAGGCATTAACACGATATGCACACTTATGTGTAGATGCCATTTATGCAATCTATACTGCCTTTGGCTTGCCTGCTATCTCCATAGCTTTAGTAGAGGGAAATGCTTATGGAGGCGGGTTTGAGTGTGCCCTTGCTCATGATTTTATTTTGGCAGAAGAACATGCCAAATTCTGCTTTCCTGAACAAAAATTTAATCTCTTCCCAGGAATGGGAGCCTATAGCTTTCTTCCCAGAAAAGCAAACTTTCTGGATGCACAAACCATCCTGAAAAATGGAGAATTATACAGTGCAAAAGAATTATATAAAAAGGGACTCATTCATAAAGTAGAGCAAAAAGGACAAACAATGATGGCATTGTACGATTTTATAAATAAAACTAAATCTGCCTTTAATTTTGAATATCACCATATCAAATGTCTAAAGAAAATGAACCCTGTTTCTAAAGAAGAGCTCATAGAAATTACCGATTTATGGGTAGACGCTTGTTTAAAAATCGGAGCATTTGATCTTAGAAAAATAGAAGCTTTTGGCAATGCACAATCCAGAAAAGCTGGAGTTTCTCTGAATGCAACTCCCTAG
- the nth gene encoding endonuclease III — MTKQEKVDFTIKTLQELYPRIPVPLDHKDPYTLLIAVLMSAQSTDVRVNQITPLLFERADNPYAMIKLSVEEIRDIIRPVGLSPMKSKGIYELSHILINKHNGEVPQTFEELEELPAVGHKTAGVVLSQAFGIPAFPVDTHIHRLMYRWGFSNGKNVTQTEKDAKRLFPKELWNDLHLQIIWYGREYSPARGWDLEKDIITKTIGRKTVINEYLKKNKASIK; from the coding sequence ATGACGAAACAGGAAAAAGTTGATTTTACCATAAAAACACTTCAGGAGCTCTATCCGAGAATTCCTGTTCCTCTTGATCACAAAGATCCATATACATTATTAATCGCTGTACTAATGAGTGCCCAGAGTACGGATGTACGGGTTAATCAAATCACTCCTTTATTATTTGAAAGAGCAGATAATCCTTATGCAATGATTAAACTCTCGGTAGAAGAAATCAGAGATATTATCAGACCTGTAGGATTAAGCCCTATGAAATCCAAAGGGATTTATGAATTATCCCATATCCTGATTAATAAACACAATGGAGAGGTTCCTCAGACTTTTGAAGAACTAGAAGAACTTCCTGCAGTAGGACATAAAACTGCTGGAGTGGTCTTATCCCAAGCATTTGGAATCCCTGCTTTCCCTGTAGACACTCACATTCATAGGTTGATGTATCGCTGGGGGTTTAGCAACGGAAAAAATGTTACACAGACAGAAAAAGATGCCAAACGATTATTCCCTAAAGAACTATGGAATGACCTTCATCTTCAGATTATATGGTATGGAAGAGAATACTCTCCTGCACGTGGATGGGATCTGGAAAAAGATATAATTACTAAAACTATCGGAAGAAAAACCGTTATCAACGAATATCTCAAAAAAAATAAAGCCTCTATTAAATAG
- a CDS encoding MBL fold metallo-hydrolase produces the protein MEVIFLGTGTSQGIPIIGSDHPVCKSEDPRDKRLRVSVLVSWDDYTYVVDCGPDFRQQMLSNDVRRIDGVLFTHEHADHTMGLDDIRPFFFRQGDIPIYAHKRVMEALRIRFDYIFSSENKYPGAPSVIENVLTNQPFALGNLDVIPINASHNRLQVFGFRFGEFAYLTDVKTVAAEEVKKLKGLKVLVVNALRIEAHHSHFNLEEALQFIEEVAPEKAYLTHISPNLGFHAAVEKTLPEHVFIAYDNLKITI, from the coding sequence ATGGAAGTAATATTTCTTGGTACGGGAACATCTCAGGGGATTCCGATTATAGGGAGTGATCATCCTGTGTGTAAAAGTGAAGATCCCAGAGATAAGAGATTAAGGGTCTCTGTATTGGTATCCTGGGATGATTATACCTATGTGGTAGATTGTGGACCGGATTTTAGACAGCAGATGTTGTCTAATGACGTTAGACGAATAGATGGGGTATTGTTTACACATGAACATGCAGATCATACCATGGGATTGGATGATATTCGTCCGTTCTTTTTCAGACAAGGAGATATTCCGATCTATGCACATAAACGTGTGATGGAAGCATTACGAATTAGATTTGATTATATTTTTTCTTCAGAAAATAAATATCCGGGAGCTCCCAGCGTCATAGAAAATGTACTAACTAACCAACCATTTGCGCTGGGAAACCTGGATGTGATTCCGATTAATGCATCACACAACAGGTTACAGGTATTTGGATTTCGATTTGGGGAGTTTGCTTATCTCACAGATGTAAAGACTGTAGCCGCAGAAGAAGTAAAAAAATTAAAAGGATTAAAAGTGTTGGTGGTAAATGCATTGAGAATAGAAGCGCATCATTCACACTTTAATTTAGAAGAAGCTTTGCAATTTATTGAAGAAGTTGCTCCTGAAAAAGCGTATTTAACGCATATAAGCCCTAATCTTGGATTTCATGCAGCAGTAGAAAAAACATTGCCAGAGCATGTTTTTATTGCATATGACAACCTAAAAATTACTATTTAA